One Papaver somniferum cultivar HN1 chromosome 10, ASM357369v1, whole genome shotgun sequence genomic window carries:
- the LOC113318566 gene encoding probable chlorophyll(ide) b reductase NYC1, chloroplastic, producing MDTVAKLYLSPEKFYCLSFKEPFRNVQPFLHKKPAKFDGVTSIMGHKNGCRGGLLSLQKCKAFRSEEEGKLVKDDMKKKKKKNALSSLKSAILKLSGGESRKDEYQSVVAKVEDIFFSCATQIGRYLITMMSTGVIVAVGFQISGGDSHLNTLIWYSWLGGIIIGTMISANLVLEEMARKGPRNVVITGSTRGLGKALAREFLLSGDRVVIASRSPESVQTTVRELEENLREGILSLGEKSKEKLSHAKVVGIACDVGNPDDVEKLSNFAVGELGVIDIWINNAGTNKGFRPLLEFTNEDIEQIVSTNLVGSLLCTREAMRVMDLQGKAGHIFNMDGAGSGGSSTPLTAVYGSTKCGLRQLQSSLLKESKRCRVGVHTASPGMVLTELLLSGASLKNKQAFNIICELPETVARTLVPRMRVVKGTGKSINYLTPPRILLALVSAWVRRGRWFDDKGRALYASEADRIRNWAESRARFSFTDAMEMYTENTWVSVFSLSVVCAFIILSSATPILPGT from the exons ATGGATACAGTAGCTAAGCTTTATCTGTCACCAGAGAAATTCTATTGTTTGAGTTTTAAAGAACCATTTAGAAATGTTCAACCATTTCTGCACAAAAAACCAGCTAAATTTGATGGTGTGACATCCATTATGGGGCATAAAAATGGGTGTAGAGGTGGATTGTTGTCTTTACAAAAATGTAAAGCGTTTAGGTCTGAAGAAGAAGGGAAGTTAGTGAAAgatgatatgaagaagaagaagaaaaagaatgctctttcatctttgaaatcagcTATTCTTAAATTGTCTGGTGGTGAATCTAGAAAGGATGAGTATCAAAGTGTTGTTGCTAAAGTTGAAGATATTTTCTTTTCT tGTGCGACTCAAATTGGAAGATACCTTATTACTATGATGAGTACTGGAGTCATTGTTGCAGTTGGATTTCAAATATCAG GTGGGGATAGTCACTTGAATACATTGATTTGGTATAGTTGGCTTGGTGGTATTATCATTGGAACAATGATAAGTGCTAATCTGGTTTTAGAGGAAATGGCTAGAAAGGGTCCACGAAACGTCGTCATTACTGGAAG CACCAGGGGACTCGGCAAAGCACTTGCGCGGGAGTTTCTTCTTTCTGGAGATCGTGTTGTTATTGCTTCCCGCAG CCCTGAATCCGTTCAAACAACTGTGAGGGAGCTTGAAGAGAATCTAAGGGAAGGCATACTCAGCTTGggtgaaaaatctaaagagaaaCTGTCGCATGCTAAAGTCGTTGGCATAGCATGTGATGTTGGCAACCCCGATGATGTGGAGAAACTGTCAAACTTTGCTGTTGGTGAACTTGGTGTTATTGATATTTGG ATTAACAACGCTGGCACAAATAAAGGTTTCAGACCGCTATTGGAGTTTACAAATGAAGATATTGAGCAG ATTGTCTCCACGAATTTGGTTGGATCTTTACTTTGCACACGAGAAGCAATGCGCGTGATGGACTTGCAAGGCAAGGCTGGTCATATTTTTAACATGGATGGTGCCGGCTCAGGAGGTTCTAGCACCCCTTTGACAGCTGT CTATGGTTCTACTAAGTGTGGCTTAAGGCAGCTTCAGTCATCACTTCTGAAAGAGTCCAAACGATGCAGAGTAGGAGTACATACAGCATCTCCTGGGATGGTCCTAACAGAGCTGCTCCTGAG TGGTGCAAGTCTCAAAAACAAACAGGCGTTCAACATAATATGTGAACTTCCGGAGACAGTTGCAAGAACATTGGTTCCACGGATGCGGGTTGTTAAGGGAACTGGAAAATCTATCAATTACTTAACTCCACCTAGAATCTTGCTTGCATTAGTCAGTGCATGGGTGCGCAGAGGTCGGTGGTTCGATGATAAG GGAAGAGCATTATACGCATCAGAAGCAGATAGAATCCGTAACTGGGCCGAAAGCCGTGCAAGGTTTTCTTTCACCGATGCTATGGAGATGTACACGGAAAACACTTGGGTCTCAGTGTTTTCTCTCTCTGTTGTTTGCGCCTTCATAATCCTTTCAAGTGCTACTCCCATACTTCCTGGCACATAA